One window from the genome of Enterobacteriaceae bacterium Kacie_13 encodes:
- a CDS encoding ABC transporter substrate-binding protein, protein MKHTLKVLLAAASLLAAPVLHAAEKLVSIGGDVTEIVYALGAGDQLVARDSTSLRPKAVLALPDVGYMRQLNTEGILSMHPTLVLSSELAEPSLVLQQLAQNHVKVIRVPGTASVDAVPKKIEVIAKALNRQAEGEKLITTYRAQLAAIKQETLPVKMLFVMSHGGMNSMAAGQDTAADAMITSVGAKNAMQGFSRYRPLSQEGVIVSAPDILLLTADGVKTLGGMDQVWKLPGVAMTPAGKNKRVLVLDDMSLLGFGLQTPAVMAQLRQAAENVK, encoded by the coding sequence ATGAAACACACTCTGAAAGTGCTGCTCGCTGCGGCGTCCTTGCTGGCCGCGCCCGTTCTGCATGCCGCAGAAAAACTGGTGAGCATCGGCGGTGACGTCACGGAGATCGTTTACGCGCTGGGTGCGGGCGATCAACTGGTGGCTCGCGACAGCACCAGTCTGCGTCCGAAAGCAGTTCTCGCTCTGCCTGACGTCGGTTATATGCGCCAGCTCAACACTGAAGGCATTCTTTCTATGCACCCGACGCTGGTGCTGAGCAGCGAACTGGCGGAACCGTCGCTGGTGTTACAGCAACTGGCGCAAAACCACGTGAAAGTGATCCGCGTGCCGGGGACGGCGTCGGTGGATGCCGTGCCGAAAAAAATCGAAGTGATTGCCAAGGCGCTAAACCGTCAGGCTGAAGGTGAAAAGCTGATCACGACTTACCGCGCACAGCTTGCCGCCATTAAGCAGGAAACTTTACCGGTCAAAATGTTATTTGTGATGAGCCACGGCGGCATGAACTCGATGGCTGCAGGTCAGGATACGGCGGCAGATGCAATGATCACCTCCGTAGGCGCGAAAAACGCCATGCAGGGTTTCAGCCGCTATCGTCCGCTGTCGCAGGAAGGCGTGATCGTCAGTGCGCCAGATATTCTACTGCTGACCGCTGACGGGGTTAAAACCCTGGGCGGGATGGATCAAGTTTGGAAATTGCCGGGCGTGGCGATGACGCCAGCGGGTAAAAACAAGCGCGTTCTGGTGCTGGATGATATGTCCCTGCTGGGCTTTGGATTGCAGACTCCGGCGGTGATGGCGCAACTTCGTCAGGCGGCGGAAAACGTGAAATGA
- a CDS encoding YdiU family protein, translating to MPLFEHHYGDQLGGFYTALQPTPLKGARLLYHSAPLAKELGLDETLFNTANGEFWCGEKFFPGMLPLAQVYSGHQFGQWAGQLGDGRGILLGEQVLPEGKRVDWHLKGAGLTPYSRMGDGRAVLRSVVREFLASEALHHLAIPTTRALTIVTSDQPVFREQPERGAMLMRIAESHIRFGHFEHFYYRKQPEQVKQLADYVIAHHWPQLLESEPAEAQRYQQWFTEVVERTAKMIAQWQSVGFAHGVMNTDNMSILGLTMDYGPYGFLDDYQPDYICNHSDHQGRYSYDNQPAVAYWNLHRLAQTLSGLMSTEQLQAALGEYEPALMKAYGTLMRGKLGFFTENKADNNLLTGLLSLMAKEGRDFTQTFRMLSQVEQQQATSPLRDEFIDRTAFDSWYQDYRQRLQEEGVDDATRQLAMKQSNPRIILRNYLAQQVIDKAEVDDISALTELHQALCDPYNDNPQYDGLAALPPDWGKHLEISCSS from the coding sequence ATGCCGCTATTCGAACATCACTACGGCGACCAGCTCGGTGGATTTTATACCGCACTGCAACCGACGCCACTTAAGGGCGCACGGCTTCTTTACCACAGCGCACCGCTGGCGAAGGAACTGGGTCTCGATGAGACACTGTTCAACACCGCTAACGGTGAATTCTGGTGTGGCGAAAAATTCTTTCCCGGCATGCTGCCGCTGGCGCAGGTCTACAGCGGCCATCAGTTTGGTCAGTGGGCGGGGCAGTTGGGCGACGGGCGCGGAATTCTGCTTGGCGAACAGGTATTGCCAGAGGGTAAACGGGTTGACTGGCATCTGAAAGGTGCGGGGCTGACGCCCTATTCGCGCATGGGCGATGGTCGCGCAGTGCTGCGATCGGTGGTGCGCGAGTTTCTGGCCTCCGAAGCACTGCATCATCTGGCCATTCCAACTACACGCGCGCTGACGATCGTCACCAGCGATCAGCCGGTGTTTCGCGAGCAACCCGAACGCGGTGCAATGCTGATGCGCATTGCCGAAAGCCATATCCGCTTCGGTCACTTCGAGCATTTTTATTATCGCAAACAACCTGAGCAAGTGAAGCAGCTGGCTGATTATGTCATCGCGCATCACTGGCCGCAGTTGCTGGAAAGTGAACCAGCAGAAGCACAACGTTACCAGCAGTGGTTCACTGAGGTGGTTGAGCGTACAGCAAAGATGATCGCACAGTGGCAGAGCGTAGGGTTCGCACACGGCGTAATGAATACCGACAATATGTCGATTCTCGGACTGACGATGGACTATGGTCCGTACGGATTTCTCGATGATTATCAGCCAGATTACATCTGTAACCACTCGGATCATCAGGGACGCTACAGCTACGATAATCAGCCTGCGGTGGCATACTGGAACCTGCATCGTCTGGCGCAGACGCTTTCCGGACTGATGAGCACTGAGCAGCTTCAGGCCGCGCTGGGTGAGTACGAACCGGCGCTGATGAAAGCCTATGGCACGCTGATGCGCGGTAAACTGGGCTTTTTCACTGAAAATAAGGCGGACAATAATTTGCTGACCGGATTACTTAGCCTGATGGCGAAAGAGGGGCGCGATTTTACGCAGACCTTCCGCATGCTAAGTCAGGTCGAGCAGCAACAGGCGACCTCGCCGCTGCGCGATGAGTTTATCGACCGGACGGCATTTGACAGCTGGTATCAGGATTACCGTCAGCGGTTACAGGAAGAAGGTGTGGACGATGCGACGCGTCAGCTGGCAATGAAACAGAGTAATCCACGCATTATTTTGCGTAATTATCTGGCGCAACAGGTGATTGATAAAGCCGAAGTGGACGACATCAGCGCCTTAACGGAATTACATCAGGCACTTTGTGACCCTTACAACGATAATCCGCAATACGATGGTCTGGCCGCTCTGCCGCCGGACTGGGGTAAACATCTGGAAATTTCCTGCTCAAGCTGA
- a CDS encoding iron chelate uptake ABC transporter family permease subunit — protein sequence MPLRRRSPVWALAGLGGALLLLAILAANTGAMSLSLRTLMGLPFNDGLWQVWLTVRLPRVLLAVVVGCALASSGAVMQGLFRNPLADPGLLGISSGAALAVALTIVMPFALPPLLALYSHMISAFVGSLAISLIVFTLSRFGHGGLSRLLLAGIAINALCGAAVGVLTYVSDDQQLRQFSLWSMGSLGQAQWPTLAVVSSLILPACIATFFMSRRLNILQLGEEDAHYLGVNVRRTQLQLLLLSALLVGAAVAVSGVIGFIGLVIPHLLRMRIGADHRWLLPGSAMAGACLLLLADTLARTLVAPAEMPVGLITSIIGGPYFLWLILRPGVPRNV from the coding sequence ATGCCATTACGTCGGCGCTCGCCGGTTTGGGCGCTGGCTGGTCTCGGCGGAGCTCTGTTGCTGCTGGCAATTCTGGCGGCAAATACCGGCGCGATGTCCCTTTCGCTCCGAACGCTGATGGGCTTGCCGTTCAACGACGGCTTATGGCAGGTCTGGCTGACCGTACGCCTGCCCCGCGTGTTGCTTGCAGTGGTGGTCGGCTGTGCGCTGGCCAGCTCCGGTGCGGTGATGCAGGGGCTTTTCCGCAACCCGCTGGCCGATCCCGGATTACTGGGTATAAGCTCCGGCGCAGCGCTGGCGGTGGCGCTGACCATCGTGATGCCATTCGCCCTGCCGCCGTTGCTGGCGCTTTACAGCCATATGATCAGCGCCTTTGTCGGCAGCCTGGCCATTTCGCTTATCGTATTCACACTAAGCCGTTTCGGACACGGCGGATTGTCTCGCCTTCTGCTGGCGGGTATTGCTATCAATGCGCTGTGCGGCGCAGCAGTTGGCGTGCTGACCTATGTCAGTGACGATCAGCAACTGCGTCAGTTCTCCCTGTGGAGTATGGGCAGCCTCGGGCAGGCGCAATGGCCGACGCTTGCCGTTGTTTCATCCCTTATTTTACCTGCGTGCATCGCGACGTTCTTTATGTCCCGACGTCTGAATATTCTGCAGCTGGGCGAAGAGGATGCGCACTATCTTGGCGTCAATGTCCGACGTACACAGTTGCAGTTACTGCTGCTGAGCGCTCTGCTGGTCGGGGCTGCGGTGGCGGTATCGGGCGTGATTGGCTTTATCGGTCTGGTGATCCCACATTTGCTACGCATGCGCATCGGCGCCGATCACCGCTGGTTGTTGCCAGGCTCGGCGATGGCAGGAGCCTGTCTTTTGTTGCTGGCCGATACGCTGGCACGCACGCTGGTGGCTCCGGCGGAAATGCCGGTCGGTCTCATCACCAGCATCATCGGCGGCCCTTATTTTTTATGGCTGATCCTGCGTCCGGGAGTTCCACGAAATGTCTGA
- a CDS encoding heme ABC transporter ATP-binding protein, which yields MSDISSSLIAENLVYSVEGRRLIDDVSLSLHGGEMVALIGPNGAGKSTLMRMLTGYLAPQQGRCSLQGKPLTEWPAQELARTRAVMRQNSTLAFGFSVREVLTLGRSPHGQLNMQHALTEVMRQTNCLNLADRDYRHLSGGEQQRVQLARVLIQLWQPEPSPRWLFLDEPTSALDLYHQQHALRLLRQLTQETPLSVCCVLHDLNLASLYADRIILLHSGRVVASGTPVDVLREETLNHWYQADLNVCVHPETELPQVFLRQ from the coding sequence ATGTCTGATATATCTTCGTCCCTGATTGCAGAAAATCTGGTTTATTCCGTTGAAGGCCGCCGGTTGATTGATGATGTTTCGCTCAGTCTGCACGGCGGTGAAATGGTGGCACTGATTGGTCCGAACGGCGCAGGAAAATCCACGCTGATGCGCATGCTCACTGGCTATCTGGCACCGCAACAAGGGCGTTGTTCGCTTCAAGGAAAACCGCTGACCGAGTGGCCTGCGCAGGAACTGGCGCGCACCAGGGCGGTGATGCGCCAGAACAGTACGCTGGCGTTCGGATTCAGTGTGCGGGAAGTGCTGACGCTCGGGCGCTCACCACACGGCCAGCTGAATATGCAACATGCGCTGACCGAGGTCATGAGGCAAACAAACTGTCTGAATCTGGCAGACCGCGATTACCGACATCTTTCGGGCGGCGAACAGCAGCGCGTCCAGCTGGCTCGTGTTTTGATCCAGCTCTGGCAGCCGGAACCTTCACCGCGCTGGCTGTTTCTGGACGAGCCAACGTCTGCGCTGGATTTATATCATCAGCAACATGCATTGCGTCTGTTACGTCAGTTAACGCAGGAGACGCCGCTCTCAGTATGCTGCGTACTGCACGATCTGAATCTGGCGTCGCTGTATGCCGACCGGATTATTTTGCTGCACAGCGGACGAGTAGTTGCCAGCGGGACGCCGGTTGACGTTCTGCGTGAAGAGACGCTAAACCACTGGTATCAGGCCGATCTGAACGTTTGCGTGCATCCCGAAACCGAATTACCTCAGGTCTTCTTACGCCAGTAG